The Desulfovibrio fairfieldensis sequence GGAACGGCCCCGATGTAACTTCATGAAAAATGACCATATCCGACTCGAAAGCTTGCGAATGCCATTGCCCCGCCGGGATATGTACGCAGAGGCTCCGCCCCGTGGAAATGTCGCCCATGGGGATAGAGTCCAAATAATTGCCCCCGGAATCCAGCAAAAAAACCGTCACCAGTCCGGACAGCACGGTAAACGTTTCCGACCGTGACATATGTGCATGCGGCGGTACGAAAACATTACGTCCGTGCGCGATGAACATTTCATGGATGGGAGCATCCGGGCTTTCATGTATGCAGATGCGG is a genomic window containing:
- a CDS encoding WbuC family cupin fold metalloprotein, translated to MLEKISDEIFYLRGDMRLLKGGMVRFLQRQAESNPRQRCRICIHESPDAPIHEMFIAHGRNVFVPPHAHMSRSETFTVLSGLVTVFLLDSGGNYLDSIPMGDISTGRSLCVHIPAGQWHSQAFESDMVIFHEVTSGPFLPQDTKTLWDTNDDKQKTHQKNFLNGLRHAARQRERL